TGCCACATAGAATTCCCCTGTTGTCTTTGCCTTTGACCATATAGCAATGGCTATATATAGAGCAAAGGATGCTCCAACTATTATCCACGTCCAGGCTAATATACCCATCTCCTTTTCCTCCCTTTATATTTTATTTTTCGTGAACATCATATTTTCTGTCGAGCTCATTCATGAGCTTTACGTAAACTGCAATCAGAATCACAAAGGTTATAACAGATCCCTGCTGGGCAAACCAGAATCCTAGAGGAAAGCCAAATATCTTGATTTTATCAAGTTCATTTGCAAAGATTATCCCGAAAAGATAGGAGACAGTAAACCATATTGAAAGAAGTATTATTATGTATGTTAGATTCTGTCTCCAGTATGCCTTGAGTCTCTCTTTTCTTTCTTCTGACATCTTTACCTCCTTAAGATTATTTTTTAATTTTTAGATATAGACATTGAAGGGGGATTGAAATTAAAATGTCATTTCATCTCTCACCTCCTATCCTCAGCAGATCCCCCAGGCTCACGATTCCCTCCGATTTTAAAAAATGGATATACCTCTGAAATATCTGAGCTGTTATGAAAGCATCATAAAGTGCATTATGGAATTCAA
The sequence above is drawn from the Thermodesulfovibrionales bacterium genome and encodes:
- a CDS encoding DUF4212 domain-containing protein, producing the protein MSEERKERLKAYWRQNLTYIIILLSIWFTVSYLFGIIFANELDKIKIFGFPLGFWFAQQGSVITFVILIAVYVKLMNELDRKYDVHEK